In a genomic window of Clavelina lepadiformis chromosome 7, kaClaLepa1.1, whole genome shotgun sequence:
- the LOC143464426 gene encoding D-aspartate oxidase-like: protein MKLNSVFELYKVEGRHSDLSPSNVHKVLLNMKVEVVGAGINGLSAAYCLAERFPFCDITITSADNETGNCSEHGFGLVITRKLGIMDHDDVTKFVQKTRDYCHDLSPEEARERGIELMEIFSLINFHENNTRKAHKRGPVTPVEVTNLIGSGIDVRRATEREMQEAGYVEKNRGLAEVLEDNNISNVSLQGYISHHYVIDPTVYLPWLRRRLDELTKSNGRIKRVNFVNRKLVHFSDLQPCDLIINCSGVGARELCDDPYVLPMRGQYFSLTCPVKRCFCANHIVIVPRRNDTAVAGVYQVGRWNCQIEPEDPNNILRQAEAVSPALKAGEIRKVDVGIAPGRISGPRVEVEFISAKGGNRKTPIIHNYGHGPRGIAQHWGCAQKVTELAAEYFKLSSNL from the exons atgaaattaaattcagTGTTCGAATTGTACAAAGTAGAAGGCAGGCATAGTGACCTTTCTCCGTCAAATGTACATAAAGTTttactaaacatgaaagtcGAAGTGGTTGGTGCCGGCATCAATGGACTTTCTGCAGCTTATTGCCTTGCAGAACGCTTTCCGTTTTGTGACATCACGATCACGTCAGCTGATAATGAAACCGGGAATTGTAG CGAACATGGTTTTGGCCTAGTCATTACCCGAAAGCTGGGTATAATGGACCACGATGACGTCACTAAATTCGTTCAAAAAACACGTGATTACTGTCATGATTTGTCACCAGAGGAAGCTAGAGAGCGGGGCATTGAGTTAATGGAGATATTCTCTTTGATTAATTTTCACGAGAATAATACAAGGAAGGCTCATAAACGGGGCCCTGTCACGCCCGTTGAAG TTACAAACCTGATTGGTTCTGGAATCGACGTTCGCCGAGCGACGGAGCGCGAAATGCAAGAAGCAGGGTACGTAGAAAAGAACCGCGGACTGGCGGAGGTTCTAGAAGACAATAACATCAGCAATGTTTCTTTGCAAGGCTACATAAGTCATCATTACGTCATCGATCCCACCGTCTACCTGCCTTGGCTGAGAAGAAGGCTGGACGAATTGACAAAGAG CAATGGAAGAATAAAAAGGGTTAATTTTGTGAATCGAAAACTGGTTCATTTTAGCGATCTTCAACCATGTGATTTGATTATTAATTGCTCGGGCGTTGGCGCTAGAGAGTTATGCGATGATCCATATGTGCTTCCTATGAGAG GTCAATACTTCAGCTTAACATGCCCAGTGAAGCGATGTTTTTGTGCTAATCACATTGTAATTGTCCCAAGAAGAAACGACACGGCGGTTGCTGGTGTTTATCAAGTGGGAAGATGGAATTGTCAAATAGAGCCCGAGGATCCAAACAATATTCTGCGGCAAGCTGAGGCCGTTTCACCAGCGCTGAAAGCAGGCGAAATCCGTAAAGTGGACGTTGGCATAGCACCTGGACGCATTAGTGGTCCACGGGTTGAAGTTGAATTTATCAGCGCAAAGGGAGGAAATAGGAAAACTCCAATCATCCACAATTACGGGCACGGTCCAAGAGGTATAGCTCAGCATTGGGGTTGCGCACAAAAAGTGACCGAACTTGCTGCAGAATACTTCAAGCTTTCATCAAATCTATGA
- the LOC143464656 gene encoding uncharacterized protein LOC143464656 isoform X1: MSVKSRIPQGRPSKIPGFGGTSRLPFASGRSKYGGSKITMAMKNEPLSSNRNSTVVSAVSDNYKLTFVPPGTTDFYENLNDKVTCDTVNNISVMQNGSSITLQADGTCQEFEENCEVLSLCSTDPSPTKHSSNDNLMHQTDHNYNNLSSAKTVAALKDKILAAKNKWLNNNEVVHDYHPPLHVKDLLEDNHTDSGASSTGGSSKAGTSRIKKLKKSSHSTKSNTVKNFPPGNISKQPLTTTSAFVNECIGGGKLWKSTTSRTIVKQKKITLPQKLTTTVNPSSAMDCVASNTARASSRPLTRRRGSANLFSDAANETCQNARPSRKILAPNHSVMDKKSSGKWSSDIDSAMNLARRNSRKPVDDEIASNGSVDRADRKKSWRGSRQQMQLTPDGVENNSEETLHADDSLSTSLNENDLSGKSNGHKSSSETIKSANRSPRIARPVTRPPRRRGVQNDKPDSTDDPTTTPDQDTAGVKPADPEEESVVPALVHLSRRASVPAESANSPNGALPTRSRQRRRASEAVAHHRHQRMISGVSEESGYIANTASFLGSSGDSVAVEIACWQDRLHQNERYRQILENPDIVTFGQWRVKKEGNYAPEEKYGRTERRSIRSSSDSDSISPRRRLKTPVDDTADNQARISNDHAEVFSEFDKNPTTGTDLREVDDKTRTPENTLAEESMIDRTDQSLLTDLPSIDSTAMMVDYLTRSNISSPQDDEDALMTSMTGTSTETSNAVNKILNKGLNGVSERLASEVISRSNVGSPRSHSSPLQRRALDDINKLSEAIRASDDLATTIDDVLNEYKVVRLVLEKLYDTLSQDEDKMAKMSTENVKLRQKNDELTDEVNRITRLLEVQQASPIKRKTFKLTTTRNAEAQTDQNCQTWYRTELNSVGLDLNEAKSALQDLKINFEDNVKKAEDKLDSMLKEMKQT; the protein is encoded by the exons ATGTCTGTAAAGTCAAGGATACCACAAGGAag GCCTTCAAAAATCCCAGGTTTTGGTGGTACATCCAGGTTGCCGTTTGCCTCTGGCAGAAGCAAATATGGCGGTAGTAAGATAACAATGGCAATGAAAAATGAACCTCTCTCATCAAATAGAAACTCGACTGTTGTCAGCGCTGTTTCTGACAATTATAAATTGACATTTGTGCCACCTGGAACCACAGATTTTTATGAAAACCTTAACGACAAAGTTACATGTGACACTGTGAATAATATTTCCGTTATGCAAAATGGTTCGTCAATCACTCTTCAAGCAGATGGCACTTGCCAAGAGTTTGAAGAAAATTGTGAAGTTTTGTCTTTATGTTCAACAGATCCATCACCTACCAAGCATTCCAGCAATGATAACTTGATGCACCAAACTG ATCATAACTATAACAACCTTTCTAGCGCCAAAACAGTTGCTGCCCTTAAAGATAAGATCTTagctgcaaaaaataaatggctAAATAACAATGAAGTAGTTCACGACTATCATCCACCTCTGCACGTGAAAGATCTTCTTGAAGATAACCACACAGACTCAGGTGCATCTAGCACAGGGGGAAGTAGCAAAGCTGGAACATCGAGAatcaaaaaactgaaaaaaagtAGTCATTCTACGAAATCAAACACTGTGAAGAACTTTCCACCTGGTAACATAAGTAAACAACCACTGACCACTACAAGCGCTTTTGTTAACGAATGCATCGGAGGTGGTAAGCTGTGGAAAAGTACAACCAGTCGGACAATTGtgaagcaaaagaaaattaccTTGCCACAGAAATTAACCACCACTGTTAACCCATCAAGTGCAATGGATTGTGTGGCTTCAAACACTGCCAGGGCTTCTAGCAGGCCACTTACTCGTAGAAGAGGCAGTGCAAACCTATTCTCCGATGCCGCGAATGAAACTTGCCAAAATGCTCGTCCATCGCGCAAAATTTTAGCCCCCAACCATTCGGTAATGGATAAAAAATCGAGTGGGAAATGGTCGAGCGACATAGACAGCGCGATGAATCTCGCTCGCCGAAACTCCAGGAAACCTGTTGACGATGAG ATCGCGTCTAATGGTAGTGTCGACCGAGCAGATCGAAAAAAATCATGGCGTGGTTCGAGACAGCAAATGCAACTGACTCCAGATGGAGTTGAAAA TAATTCTGAAGAGACATTGCATGCCGATGACTCCTTGTCAACTTCATTGAATGAAAATGACCTTTCTGG AAAGTCCAACGGCCACAAATCGTCGAGTGAGACAATAAAATCGGCCAATCGGAGCCCCAGAATCGCTCGACCTGTCACAAGACCTCCCCGAAGAAGGGGTGTGCAAAATGACAAACCCGACTCAACGGACGACCCCACCACAACCCCAGATCAGGACACAGCAGGTGTCAAACCAGCTGACCCCGAGGAAGAGTCTGTTGTGCCAGCTCTGGTCCATCTCAGCCGGAGGGCGAGTGTCCCCGCTGAATCGGCGAATTCACCAAACGGAGCTCTACCAACGAGAAGTCGACAGAGACGTCGAGCTTCTGAGGCAGTAGCTCACCATCGCCACCAG CGCATGATTTCTGGAGTGAGTGAAGAAAGCGGTTACATCGCCAACACAGCTTCATTTCTTGGCAGCTCAG GAGATTCTGTCGCTGTCGAAATCGCTTGCTGGCAAGACCGCCTTCACCAGAATGAACGATATCGACAGATTCTGGAAAATCCTGATATTGTCACATTTGGACAGTGGAGAGT GAAAAAGGAGGGCAATTATGCTCCGGAGGAAAAGTACGGGAGGACAGAACGACGATCGATTCGATCTTCCTCTGACAGCGACAGCATCTCCCCACGAAGAAGATTAAAAACGCCTGTTGATGACACCGCTGACAATCAAGCGAGGATTTCCAACGATCACGCGGAAGTCTTTTCCGAGTTTGACAAAAATCCGACGACTGGAACAGATTTAAGAGAAGTGGATG ATAAAACACGCACACCTGAAAATACTTTAGCAGAGGAAAGCATGATTGACAGAACAGACCAAAGCCTATTGACG GACCTCCCCAGCATAGACAGCACTGCGATGATGGTAGATTACCTCACACGGAGCAATATTTCAAGCCCACAGGATGACGAAG ATGCCCTGATGACATCAATGACTGGAACAAGCACTGAGACGTCAAATGCCGTCAACAAGATCTTAAACAAAG GTTTGAACGGGGTGTCTGAACGCTTGGCATCAGAGGTCATATCAAGGTCAAATGTGGGGAGTCCCCGATCGCATTCCAGTCCTCTGCAGAGGAGAG CACTGGATGACATCAACAAGTTGAGTGAAGCGATTCGTGCGAGCGATGATCTCGCGACGACCATCGATGACGTTTTGAACGAGTACAAAGTCGTTCGTCTTGTCCTTGAAAAACTTTACGACACCCTCTCCCAGGATGAAGATAAAATGGCCAA GATGTCGACGGAAAACGTGAAGTTACGTCAGAAGAACGACGAACTTACTGATGAGGTGAACAGAATCACACGACTGCTC GAAGTCCAACAAGCTTCACCAATCAAGCGGAAGACGTTCAAGCTG ACCACCACCAGAAACGCTGAAGCTCAGACTGACCAGAACTGCCAGACCTGGTATAGAACAGAACTCAA TTCTGTGGGATTGGATCTCAACGAAGCCAAGTCCGCT CTTCAAGATCTGAAGATAAACTTTGAAGACAACGTGAAAAAAGCCGAAGATAAACTGGATTCAATGCTGAAAGAAATGaagcaaacataa
- the LOC143464656 gene encoding uncharacterized protein LOC143464656 isoform X2, whose product MSVKSRIPQGRPSKIPGFGGTSRLPFASGRSKYGGSKITMAMKNEPLSSNRNSTVVSAVSDNYKLTFVPPGTTDFYENLNDKVTCDTVNNISVMQNGSSITLQADGTCQEFEENCEVLSLCSTDPSPTKHSSNDNLMHQTDHNYNNLSSAKTVAALKDKILAAKNKWLNNNEVVHDYHPPLHVKDLLEDNHTDSGASSTGGSSKAGTSRIKKLKKSSHSTKSNTVKNFPPGNISKQPLTTTSAFVNECIGGGKLWKSTTSRTIVKQKKITLPQKLTTTVNPSSAMDCVASNTARASSRPLTRRRGSANLFSDAANETCQNARPSRKILAPNHSVMDKKSSGKWSSDIDSAMNLARRNSRKPVDDEIASNGSVDRADRKKSWRGSRQQMQLTPDGVENNSEETLHADDSLSTSLNENDLSGKSNGHKSSSETIKSANRSPRIARPVTRPPRRRGVQNDKPDSTDDPTTTPDQDTAGVKPADPEEESVVPALVHLSRRASVPAESANSPNGALPTRSRQRRRASEAVAHHRHQRMISGVSEESGYIANTASFLGSSGDSVAVEIACWQDRLHQNERYRQILENPDIVTFGQWRVKKEGNYAPEEKYGRTERRSIRSSSDSDSISPRRRLKTPVDDTADNQARISNDHAEVFSEFDKNPTTGTDLREVDDKTRTPENTLAEESMIDRTDQSLLTDLPSIDSTAMMVDYLTRSNISSPQDDEDALMTSMTGTSTETSNAVNKILNKGLNGVSERLASEVISRSNVGSPRSHSSPLQRRALDDINKLSEAIRASDDLATTIDDVLNEYKVVRLVLEKLYDTLSQDEDKMAKMSTENVKLRQKNDELTDEVNRITRLLEVQQASPIKRKTFKLTTTRNAEAQTDQNCQTWYRTELNFALSMPMVSEACIVCFRQYRKSVDMRHIWCSPVGSLDF is encoded by the exons ATGTCTGTAAAGTCAAGGATACCACAAGGAag GCCTTCAAAAATCCCAGGTTTTGGTGGTACATCCAGGTTGCCGTTTGCCTCTGGCAGAAGCAAATATGGCGGTAGTAAGATAACAATGGCAATGAAAAATGAACCTCTCTCATCAAATAGAAACTCGACTGTTGTCAGCGCTGTTTCTGACAATTATAAATTGACATTTGTGCCACCTGGAACCACAGATTTTTATGAAAACCTTAACGACAAAGTTACATGTGACACTGTGAATAATATTTCCGTTATGCAAAATGGTTCGTCAATCACTCTTCAAGCAGATGGCACTTGCCAAGAGTTTGAAGAAAATTGTGAAGTTTTGTCTTTATGTTCAACAGATCCATCACCTACCAAGCATTCCAGCAATGATAACTTGATGCACCAAACTG ATCATAACTATAACAACCTTTCTAGCGCCAAAACAGTTGCTGCCCTTAAAGATAAGATCTTagctgcaaaaaataaatggctAAATAACAATGAAGTAGTTCACGACTATCATCCACCTCTGCACGTGAAAGATCTTCTTGAAGATAACCACACAGACTCAGGTGCATCTAGCACAGGGGGAAGTAGCAAAGCTGGAACATCGAGAatcaaaaaactgaaaaaaagtAGTCATTCTACGAAATCAAACACTGTGAAGAACTTTCCACCTGGTAACATAAGTAAACAACCACTGACCACTACAAGCGCTTTTGTTAACGAATGCATCGGAGGTGGTAAGCTGTGGAAAAGTACAACCAGTCGGACAATTGtgaagcaaaagaaaattaccTTGCCACAGAAATTAACCACCACTGTTAACCCATCAAGTGCAATGGATTGTGTGGCTTCAAACACTGCCAGGGCTTCTAGCAGGCCACTTACTCGTAGAAGAGGCAGTGCAAACCTATTCTCCGATGCCGCGAATGAAACTTGCCAAAATGCTCGTCCATCGCGCAAAATTTTAGCCCCCAACCATTCGGTAATGGATAAAAAATCGAGTGGGAAATGGTCGAGCGACATAGACAGCGCGATGAATCTCGCTCGCCGAAACTCCAGGAAACCTGTTGACGATGAG ATCGCGTCTAATGGTAGTGTCGACCGAGCAGATCGAAAAAAATCATGGCGTGGTTCGAGACAGCAAATGCAACTGACTCCAGATGGAGTTGAAAA TAATTCTGAAGAGACATTGCATGCCGATGACTCCTTGTCAACTTCATTGAATGAAAATGACCTTTCTGG AAAGTCCAACGGCCACAAATCGTCGAGTGAGACAATAAAATCGGCCAATCGGAGCCCCAGAATCGCTCGACCTGTCACAAGACCTCCCCGAAGAAGGGGTGTGCAAAATGACAAACCCGACTCAACGGACGACCCCACCACAACCCCAGATCAGGACACAGCAGGTGTCAAACCAGCTGACCCCGAGGAAGAGTCTGTTGTGCCAGCTCTGGTCCATCTCAGCCGGAGGGCGAGTGTCCCCGCTGAATCGGCGAATTCACCAAACGGAGCTCTACCAACGAGAAGTCGACAGAGACGTCGAGCTTCTGAGGCAGTAGCTCACCATCGCCACCAG CGCATGATTTCTGGAGTGAGTGAAGAAAGCGGTTACATCGCCAACACAGCTTCATTTCTTGGCAGCTCAG GAGATTCTGTCGCTGTCGAAATCGCTTGCTGGCAAGACCGCCTTCACCAGAATGAACGATATCGACAGATTCTGGAAAATCCTGATATTGTCACATTTGGACAGTGGAGAGT GAAAAAGGAGGGCAATTATGCTCCGGAGGAAAAGTACGGGAGGACAGAACGACGATCGATTCGATCTTCCTCTGACAGCGACAGCATCTCCCCACGAAGAAGATTAAAAACGCCTGTTGATGACACCGCTGACAATCAAGCGAGGATTTCCAACGATCACGCGGAAGTCTTTTCCGAGTTTGACAAAAATCCGACGACTGGAACAGATTTAAGAGAAGTGGATG ATAAAACACGCACACCTGAAAATACTTTAGCAGAGGAAAGCATGATTGACAGAACAGACCAAAGCCTATTGACG GACCTCCCCAGCATAGACAGCACTGCGATGATGGTAGATTACCTCACACGGAGCAATATTTCAAGCCCACAGGATGACGAAG ATGCCCTGATGACATCAATGACTGGAACAAGCACTGAGACGTCAAATGCCGTCAACAAGATCTTAAACAAAG GTTTGAACGGGGTGTCTGAACGCTTGGCATCAGAGGTCATATCAAGGTCAAATGTGGGGAGTCCCCGATCGCATTCCAGTCCTCTGCAGAGGAGAG CACTGGATGACATCAACAAGTTGAGTGAAGCGATTCGTGCGAGCGATGATCTCGCGACGACCATCGATGACGTTTTGAACGAGTACAAAGTCGTTCGTCTTGTCCTTGAAAAACTTTACGACACCCTCTCCCAGGATGAAGATAAAATGGCCAA GATGTCGACGGAAAACGTGAAGTTACGTCAGAAGAACGACGAACTTACTGATGAGGTGAACAGAATCACACGACTGCTC GAAGTCCAACAAGCTTCACCAATCAAGCGGAAGACGTTCAAGCTG ACCACCACCAGAAACGCTGAAGCTCAGACTGACCAGAACTGCCAGACCTGGTATAGAACAGAACTCAA tTTTGCGTTATCGATGCCAATGGTGAGTGAAGCATGCATTGTGTGTTTCAGACAATATCGTAAATCTGTTGATATGAGGCATATATGGTGTAGTCCTGTCGGTAGTTTAGACTTTTGA
- the LOC143464656 gene encoding uncharacterized protein LOC143464656 isoform X3 encodes MSVKSRIPQGRPSKIPGFGGTSRLPFASGRSKYGGSKITMAMKNEPLSSNRNSTVVSAVSDNYKLTFVPPGTTDFYENLNDKVTCDTVNNISVMQNGSSITLQADGTCQEFEENCEVLSLCSTDPSPTKHSSNDNLMHQTDHNYNNLSSAKTVAALKDKILAAKNKWLNNNEVVHDYHPPLHVKDLLEDNHTDSGASSTGGSSKAGTSRIKKLKKSSHSTKSNTVKNFPPGNISKQPLTTTSAFVNECIGGGKLWKSTTSRTIVKQKKITLPQKLTTTVNPSSAMDCVASNTARASSRPLTRRRGSANLFSDAANETCQNARPSRKILAPNHSVMDKKSSGKWSSDIDSAMNLARRNSRKPVDDEIASNGSVDRADRKKSWRGSRQQMQLTPDGVEKKSNGHKSSSETIKSANRSPRIARPVTRPPRRRGVQNDKPDSTDDPTTTPDQDTAGVKPADPEEESVVPALVHLSRRASVPAESANSPNGALPTRSRQRRRASEAVAHHRHQRMISGVSEESGYIANTASFLGSSGDSVAVEIACWQDRLHQNERYRQILENPDIVTFGQWRVKKEGNYAPEEKYGRTERRSIRSSSDSDSISPRRRLKTPVDDTADNQARISNDHAEVFSEFDKNPTTGTDLREVDDKTRTPENTLAEESMIDRTDQSLLTDLPSIDSTAMMVDYLTRSNISSPQDDEDALMTSMTGTSTETSNAVNKILNKGLNGVSERLASEVISRSNVGSPRSHSSPLQRRALDDINKLSEAIRASDDLATTIDDVLNEYKVVRLVLEKLYDTLSQDEDKMAKMSTENVKLRQKNDELTDEVNRITRLLEVQQASPIKRKTFKLTTTRNAEAQTDQNCQTWYRTELNSVGLDLNEAKSALQDLKINFEDNVKKAEDKLDSMLKEMKQT; translated from the exons ATGTCTGTAAAGTCAAGGATACCACAAGGAag GCCTTCAAAAATCCCAGGTTTTGGTGGTACATCCAGGTTGCCGTTTGCCTCTGGCAGAAGCAAATATGGCGGTAGTAAGATAACAATGGCAATGAAAAATGAACCTCTCTCATCAAATAGAAACTCGACTGTTGTCAGCGCTGTTTCTGACAATTATAAATTGACATTTGTGCCACCTGGAACCACAGATTTTTATGAAAACCTTAACGACAAAGTTACATGTGACACTGTGAATAATATTTCCGTTATGCAAAATGGTTCGTCAATCACTCTTCAAGCAGATGGCACTTGCCAAGAGTTTGAAGAAAATTGTGAAGTTTTGTCTTTATGTTCAACAGATCCATCACCTACCAAGCATTCCAGCAATGATAACTTGATGCACCAAACTG ATCATAACTATAACAACCTTTCTAGCGCCAAAACAGTTGCTGCCCTTAAAGATAAGATCTTagctgcaaaaaataaatggctAAATAACAATGAAGTAGTTCACGACTATCATCCACCTCTGCACGTGAAAGATCTTCTTGAAGATAACCACACAGACTCAGGTGCATCTAGCACAGGGGGAAGTAGCAAAGCTGGAACATCGAGAatcaaaaaactgaaaaaaagtAGTCATTCTACGAAATCAAACACTGTGAAGAACTTTCCACCTGGTAACATAAGTAAACAACCACTGACCACTACAAGCGCTTTTGTTAACGAATGCATCGGAGGTGGTAAGCTGTGGAAAAGTACAACCAGTCGGACAATTGtgaagcaaaagaaaattaccTTGCCACAGAAATTAACCACCACTGTTAACCCATCAAGTGCAATGGATTGTGTGGCTTCAAACACTGCCAGGGCTTCTAGCAGGCCACTTACTCGTAGAAGAGGCAGTGCAAACCTATTCTCCGATGCCGCGAATGAAACTTGCCAAAATGCTCGTCCATCGCGCAAAATTTTAGCCCCCAACCATTCGGTAATGGATAAAAAATCGAGTGGGAAATGGTCGAGCGACATAGACAGCGCGATGAATCTCGCTCGCCGAAACTCCAGGAAACCTGTTGACGATGAG ATCGCGTCTAATGGTAGTGTCGACCGAGCAGATCGAAAAAAATCATGGCGTGGTTCGAGACAGCAAATGCAACTGACTCCAGATGGAGTTGAAAA AAAGTCCAACGGCCACAAATCGTCGAGTGAGACAATAAAATCGGCCAATCGGAGCCCCAGAATCGCTCGACCTGTCACAAGACCTCCCCGAAGAAGGGGTGTGCAAAATGACAAACCCGACTCAACGGACGACCCCACCACAACCCCAGATCAGGACACAGCAGGTGTCAAACCAGCTGACCCCGAGGAAGAGTCTGTTGTGCCAGCTCTGGTCCATCTCAGCCGGAGGGCGAGTGTCCCCGCTGAATCGGCGAATTCACCAAACGGAGCTCTACCAACGAGAAGTCGACAGAGACGTCGAGCTTCTGAGGCAGTAGCTCACCATCGCCACCAG CGCATGATTTCTGGAGTGAGTGAAGAAAGCGGTTACATCGCCAACACAGCTTCATTTCTTGGCAGCTCAG GAGATTCTGTCGCTGTCGAAATCGCTTGCTGGCAAGACCGCCTTCACCAGAATGAACGATATCGACAGATTCTGGAAAATCCTGATATTGTCACATTTGGACAGTGGAGAGT GAAAAAGGAGGGCAATTATGCTCCGGAGGAAAAGTACGGGAGGACAGAACGACGATCGATTCGATCTTCCTCTGACAGCGACAGCATCTCCCCACGAAGAAGATTAAAAACGCCTGTTGATGACACCGCTGACAATCAAGCGAGGATTTCCAACGATCACGCGGAAGTCTTTTCCGAGTTTGACAAAAATCCGACGACTGGAACAGATTTAAGAGAAGTGGATG ATAAAACACGCACACCTGAAAATACTTTAGCAGAGGAAAGCATGATTGACAGAACAGACCAAAGCCTATTGACG GACCTCCCCAGCATAGACAGCACTGCGATGATGGTAGATTACCTCACACGGAGCAATATTTCAAGCCCACAGGATGACGAAG ATGCCCTGATGACATCAATGACTGGAACAAGCACTGAGACGTCAAATGCCGTCAACAAGATCTTAAACAAAG GTTTGAACGGGGTGTCTGAACGCTTGGCATCAGAGGTCATATCAAGGTCAAATGTGGGGAGTCCCCGATCGCATTCCAGTCCTCTGCAGAGGAGAG CACTGGATGACATCAACAAGTTGAGTGAAGCGATTCGTGCGAGCGATGATCTCGCGACGACCATCGATGACGTTTTGAACGAGTACAAAGTCGTTCGTCTTGTCCTTGAAAAACTTTACGACACCCTCTCCCAGGATGAAGATAAAATGGCCAA GATGTCGACGGAAAACGTGAAGTTACGTCAGAAGAACGACGAACTTACTGATGAGGTGAACAGAATCACACGACTGCTC GAAGTCCAACAAGCTTCACCAATCAAGCGGAAGACGTTCAAGCTG ACCACCACCAGAAACGCTGAAGCTCAGACTGACCAGAACTGCCAGACCTGGTATAGAACAGAACTCAA TTCTGTGGGATTGGATCTCAACGAAGCCAAGTCCGCT CTTCAAGATCTGAAGATAAACTTTGAAGACAACGTGAAAAAAGCCGAAGATAAACTGGATTCAATGCTGAAAGAAATGaagcaaacataa
- the LOC143465214 gene encoding thymidylate synthase-like, with protein sequence MDSSECKTCEANDDRKMENGIISHDKLENGISFCHDENQYLDLIRKIILTGKEKGDRTGTGTKSIFGAQMRFDLRTSFPLLTTKRVFWRGMAEELLWFIKGSTNAKELSEKGVHIWDANGSRDFLDKLGFTNRDEGDLGPVYGFQWRHFGAKYEDMHKDYTGQGVDQLQRVIDTIQSNPNDRRIIMCAWNAADMKKMALPPCHALCQFYVCDGELSCQLYQRSADMGLGVPFNIASYSLLTCMIAHITGLKPGDFVHTLGDAHVYVNHIEPLKEQLARKPRPFPTLKFNRTVKVIDDFKMEDFCLEGYKPHGKIVMKMAV encoded by the exons ATGG ATTCCAGTGAATGCAAGACATGTGAAGCAAATGACGATCGGAAGATGGAAAATGGAATAATTTCACATGATAAATTGGAGAATGGAATCTCCTTTTGCCACGATGAAAACCAATACCTTGATCTGATacgaaaaattattttaactggAAAGGAAAAAGGAGACCGAACAG GCACCGGCACCAAATCCATCTTTGGAGCTCAAATGAGATTCGATCTTCGTACTTCCTTTCCTCTGTTGACAACAAAGCGAGTATTCTGGAGAGGAATGGCTGAAGAGCTCCTCTGGTTTATTAAGGGAAGCACAAACGCAAAAGAACTTTCTGAGAAAG GAGTTCATATATGGGATGCAAACGGTTCCCGAGATTTTCTTGACAAACTCGGGTTTACCAACCGTGACGAAGGAGACCTGGGGCCCGTCTATGGGTTCCAATGGCGACATTTCGGAGCTAAATATGAAGACATGCATAAGGATTACACTGGACAA GGCGTCGACCAGTTGCAGCGTGTTATTGACACAATTCAGTCAAATCCAAATGATCGACGAATAATCATGTGTGCGTGGAATGCAGCCGACATGAAGAAAATGGCACTGCCCCCTTGTCATGCCCTCTGCCAG TTTTATGTCTGTGATGGGGAACTTTCATGCCAGCTGTACCAAAGATCAGCAGATATGGGCTTGGGGGTGCCGTTCAACATTGCGAGTTACTCACTTTTAACTTGTATGATTGCTCATATCACAG GTTTGAAACCTGGTGATTTTGTTCATACACTTGGTGATGCTCATGTCTACGTGAACCACATCGAACCACTGAAAGAGCAACTCGCTAGAAAACCTCGTCCATTTCCCACATTGAAGTTCAACCGAACTGTCAAAGTAATCGACGATTTCAAGATGGAAGATTTTTGCCTGGAAGGTTACAAGCCGCACGGAAAGATAGTGATGAAAATGGCCGTTTAG